The Bdellovibrio sp. ZAP7 DNA segment TTTTTTTCGCTTCAGTATAAAGATCATTACAAGCTAAATTTTGTGACAAAATTTGGTTGCGCCCATAAATATCTAATTCCTTCAAATTGGCAGCGAAGTTACCACCTTGGTTGTCTTCGCTGGGTAATTCACTTTCCAGACAGAATCCATTCTTGGATGCCATTTGAAGAGCTTTATCAGTGAAGCCACCTCTGATATCAGGTGCGGCGGTACCCAAAATTCCGCGATCCATTCCAGAGATCCAGTCATCTTGATATGCGAGTGCTATGTCGACGGCAGAGATGTTTTTTTTCAATTTATAGGACATCAGATCTGCCGCCGTAAAAGCGTAGCACCAACCGACGGAATCTTGGTTTCGTGCTGGTGGCATATCTTTGCTCATATCCACAGAAGTGCAGACTTTGCGCTCCTTTGCTTCAGCGGCTAGGCCTTGCTGCTTTTTCTCTGCCAGATAATTTTTGTAGTCAGCAAAGCCGAATTCCTTGGAATAGTCTGCGAATTCTTTTTCGAACTGAGTGGTGTTTCCGTATTTGGCAGAAGTATCTAGATCGTCTTTGACTCTAAGGAACTCACGCTTACGAGATTCCTTGGTCATGCCATCGAGAAACTTGTCATCAACGCCCAAGAGTTGCTGCGTCGTTTGACCGCAGGCTTTAACCGACATTTTTAGTATCTGCACAGTTCTGGTTACGATTGTCTTGTCGTAGGAATCTTTAATTCCTTCATAGAGTTCTTTGGCGTCAGAGCAAGTCGTCGATTCGGCAACGGAGATACTTGGGAATAGAAATGGTAGGCACAACAGCGGTAAGTACTTCATCATTAGATTATCGGATGGAAGAAAGGCTATGGGGAGCAATTTAATAGGAGAAGTCTTAACATTTTTGAATAGAAATGAAGCATTGAGTGATGGAATTTCTGTGGCCAAAGGATATCAGCTCCTTTAAGTTGAAAATACACGACTAAAGGAGTGCTTTTCACATGATCGAAATGCTTTCGAATCCGCAAATCTGGATCGCGTTTTTCACATTGTTTGCCTTGGAACTGGTTCTGGGCATCGACAACGTTATTTTCATTTCCATTCTGGCAGGTAAGCTTCCAAAAGAACAGCAAGACAAAGCCCGTGTGATGGGTTTAAGCCTTGCCGTTATCACCCGTGTGATTTTGCTTTTCTCTTTAAGCTGGATTATTGGATTAACAGCTCCGCTATTCACGGTATTAGGCCAAGAAATCTCCGGTCGTGATTTGATTCTTCTGTTGGGTGGTTTGTTCTTAATCGTAAAAAGTACGATGGAGATTCACCACAAATTGGAAGGTGTCGAGGGGAGTCAGTCTAATCACGTGGCGCATTCCTTTAACGCCGTCATTTTCCAAATTTTGCTTTTGGACGTGGTGTTCTCTTTGGACTCTGTGATTACAGCCGTGGGCATGGTCAGCGAAATCAGCGTGATGATCGCAGCCGTGGTTATCTCTGCAGGTGTGATGATTGTTTCGGCAAAATCCATCAGTAACTTTGTGGATTCTCATCCCTCACTTAAGATCCTGGCTTTAAGCTTCTTGCTGATGATCGGTTTCACATTGATCGTGGAATCTTTGGAAGTACATATTCCAAAGGGTTACGTGTACTTTGCGATGGCATTCTCGGTCGGTGTCGAAATGCTGAATATTAAAATGCGCAAGTCCAAGAAAACCGAACCGGTTAAACTCCGCGAGCGTATCGCTGAAGAGCCAAAATAGGCAAAAAAAAGCGTGGCCTTAAAAACCACGCTTTTTTTATCTCAAATGGCGAAGATGACTATTGGCGGTTCATTTCTTCACAGCTTGATCTTTGAATAATCAAGTTGCTGAACTTTGCATCCATTGAACCATCACTGTTAATCCAGATTTTTAGATTAGCCCCACCAAGTCCACCTTCATTCAAAGTGATTGGGCTTTGTCCCTGTTTCACGGCATTTTTGAAATCTTCAGTCAGACGGAAGCCATATCCACCATGACCGTCGTTAGTTACATAACGGTATGAAACAATGTTGTTGTTTGTATCAAGAGTTACAGAGCATTCATTGCCTTTGGAATCGTGGCCTACGTAAGCTGCTTGACCTTGGGCATGTGCTTGAAGACCAATTACTGTCAAAATAACTGCTAGGGTTACTTTCATAAATCCTCCTGGGATTTTGTTATAGTTAGTTATACGGATTCTTTTTGTTTAATTAAACTTACCAATTTTTTTCCTAACTCATCCCGTTGATTCTTACTATCAGCAGTCGAGTATTTGATCAAAGCCCTAAAGTATTGGAGCTCTAAATCTGTGAACTTGATGTTGTACTCTAGTTTCTCGCTTATCTCAGCGTTTACACTTCGTTTGCCGGTTACAATTTGACGAAGATAAGAGCGATCTTTAATTCCCATCTCGTCAGCCCAGCGCTGATACGAAAAGCCACTTTCTACGGACTTACGGTAAACGTAGATCTGCTTCAGAAAGTGGTGCACGTTTAGGAATTCAAAAATATCAGGTATCTTCATGGCATTTTTCCTATTTCAAAAGCTGATCCCATCTCATAATCAGTAGGTTTCATCTTTACTGTCTGGACGTATTTCACCGCCAGCAATTGGCGGTCTTTCTTGTCTGCCGTGAGCAGCGATTTCGTACTCAGTGTTCGAGGGGAGAATACAGATGTCTAATGAGGCTCGCTATGGGCATTGTCAAAGTGTCAATATTTTAGTTTTTAACTAATTATTCCGATATATTAGGAATCATGAAGAGTTTGCAGTTCGACCTTAAGAAAGCATTATTTAATAAGCGTCTGGGCGTTTCGGAGCACCGGCAGTTTCAAATATTGGAAACGGCGCTTGAGCTTATTCAGAAAGACGGTTTTGAACAATTGCAGTTCGGGAATCTCGCAAAGAAGTGCAAGATTTCACGCACTCTTGTGCATCATTACTTTAAAGACAAATTGGAATTGGCGAATAAACTTTTGGATTTAAGTACTTTGCATCTCCAGCACGAAGTGCAAACAGCACTTTCTCGAGAGAAAAAGACTGAAAAGCATTTTGAAGTTTATTGTAAGGCGACTTTGGATTGGGCCGCAGAGCATTCGCTGGAAGCCACGGGGCTTTTGTTATTTATTAATTTGTCTTCTCATAACATTGAGATGCGCCAAAGGAATGATGAGCTGAGCGCGCTCGGACGGCAAAGAATCAAGCTTTTACTGACTCAGGCCGGAATGGCGGGGCCGAGCTTAGATTCAAATGCTCAAATGGTGCAGGTGTTGCTGACGGGATGTTATCTGGTTTTGCTTTCAGAGAATCGCAATTCCAAAGAGTCCCTGCAACTCCGCAAAGATTGCTTGAAAAGCTGCCTTTCGATCGCTGTCTCAAAATGAGATTTCTCTGTGAGAGATCGGATCGAGTTTTGCTCTCTAATTTAATATGAAGTTGGCCTTTCTTTTAGCAACGATTATATCGCTTTGGACCGCTACATCTGCCTTTGCCCAAGTCAGATGTGAATCCATTTTTGTCACTGCGGAAACGCTAGGTGACTATGGCGTCAATGCGGAGTCGATGGCCCCTTACTATATCGCCATGTTTCGTACGACCCAAATCGTCAGTGGTCTTAACTCTCGTTCTGGTGTTATCACCCAAGATATTCTTAATTCAGCTTCTTCGGAATATGGCACGATCATCACGAAATTCAGACCGCGTGGAAACCTGATGAGCCAGGACGGTCAATTTCGCGATCTGGTGAACGAGAATATCGAATTTGTTTTGCAAACTTATTCTGAACGCCGTGACTGGTCGCCGGATTTACGTATTCATCTGAAAAAAGAAGCCGAGCACTACGCTGAACAAAGCACCTACATCGAAGTTAGAAAGCTCAATCAAGATACTTACCTTCCTGAGGGATTGATCGGCACGATGAAGATCGTCAAAGTCGGGGTGGAAACTCGACTGAAGAAGCTTCCGCTGGAAGCAGACTTCTTGGTTACTATGCCCAGCAATAATGGGAAAAAATTCGAGCCCGCAAATTTCGTGGTGGATAAAGACCAAAACAAACTTGGAACTTCCGAAATTTTTGCGCAATTGATTTTACATGCTCGTGAACAACTGAAGGATCCGGGTCATGAGCCGGGTAAAATGATGTACTATACTCCTGCCGATCGCCTGGGTGTGAAGATGTACGGGAAGCTGGGATTTTCTGCTGTCCCTGGTTTTGAAGCTCCTATTAAAGAAGGAGACAAAGACTGGTGGATGATTGGTAGCTCCGCTGAAAATTTGGCGACCTTGCCACAACGGTTGGCGCAAAATAAAGCTCAATGGAGCCCAGAAGACGTTGAATGGATGTCAGAGCTGGTAAAAAAATTTGAAGGCTTGCGCGGAACCAGAACTGAAATTGAGAGCCGTCGCACCCGAGATGTCATCAATGCCGAAGGTGCTCGTGAAGTTCAAGAGATGGGTGTCTTCATCACAGAGCCTTTTACTTATAATGATAAAAACTATCGTCGCTTGGACGTTCATTCCATCGGTGGCGGCGATGTGGATATTCAAGTAAGGATTCCCGACGAACAATTCCCTTTGCAAAATGGCTGGCGCTTTAAAGAACAAGGCATTTATATGTTCTATCAAGACGGGATCTTTAAAGTCCAAGATCCGTTAATGAAGATATCTTTAACTATGAAGGTCGACGGGGCTTTTAAAAAGCCCGAATACTTAAAGGTTAAAGAACGGCATTATGATCTAAGAGCTCGATTTTAAGTCGGCGTTATTTGAATACCTTGCGAGCTTTTACGCACGCGATTCTTTTTTTCTAAAGAAGTCAGCGTGCGGATCACCGTTTCCACAGTCAAATTCGTCCATAGAGAAATTTCTTTTCGAGTCAGGCGACAGAAGCCGTCCTCGTCCTTGAAATGTTCTAAAGTTCTTAGAACCTTTTCCACGGCACTTTTCGATTGCAGTATTACGACGCGCTCATAAGTATCCATTCCACGCTGACAAGCGCTTTGCAATAATAGCAACGCCAGATTGGAATCTACTGAAATCAGTTCGCGCACAGTTTTAAGCGGGAAGCTGCACAGGCGAGACTTTCCCTCGGCTACATATTCCAGCCTTGTCGGTTCATCTGAGACGGTGCTGGTCAGGGGAAAAAGGTGATTGGCTGTGAAGCTGGAAACTAAGTGCTCCCGACCTTCGAGATCTCTTTCGATGGTGTTAATTTTTCCTTCGGCGACGCAAAACATACTCATCGGTAAGCAGCCCTGACTGATCACGCAGCTTGCAGAATTAACCTGATGAATGGATTTGGCTTTAAGCAGCGCAGTTGCCGTTGTGTCTTTAAGCTTCAGCTTACGATTTAAAAGAAAACAGTTTTGGCATTGCTTCGAAGAGTGCTTCATAAACACGAGCCCCTATCATAAGGAATTTCCACGCCGTATGATTTGCATCATATCCGTCAAAGATACAAATCATTCTTAGCCCCCCGGTGCTTCCCATCATAATTATTTCAATGAAGCATCTTTTGTTTGGTTCAGTGGAGGTAAGAGAGTGAAGTGGTTTAGTGGGCGCGGATTGAAATTCAAATTCATTTGCTCGGTGATTGTGTCTTGTATGATTTGCGCGATGTGCGCTCTGGCCACAGGATTGTATTTCAATGGTGTTCAGTTTCGTTCCAGTCTCGTGGATAAAGCGCGAACTATCCACTCCCGGTTGAATGCGGCTTCCAGGTACGTTGCCAACCAGGGCGGATTACAGCCGATGATTGAGCGCTATACCAAACTCTATACAGATTCTTCGCAATTGACTGAAGAGGATCGTAAGATCATTTTGCAGCAAGTTCCGATTTATGCGGGAATGGCCATCGGTGCTTCCGAATCTGAAAAAGAACATTATCGCTTCCGTGTGTTCTCTGATGAGCCGCGCGATAAGAAAAATACTGCAACCCCGGTGGAGATGGAAATCTTTAAAAAATTCGAGCAGGATAAAAACCTCCAAGAATTTATTATCAACACCGAAAATGAAGTCAGCGTGTATCGTCCAGTGCGTTTGAAAGAGTCTTTTGGCTGTCTGACTTGTCACGGTCACCCCTCCACCAGTCCCTGGAAAAATGGCAAAGATATTTTGGGCTATCCGATGGAAGACTGGAAGGACGGCAAGCTTCACGGTGTGTTTGCTGTTCATAGTAACGTGAAGGAAGCCAAAGCGGCGGAAATCAGTAAAGGTGATAGTTCCCCAACGACGTTTATGGCGATATTCGTGTTCTCGGGAAGTTTGGTGTCTTTAGTGATCGCGGCGTTCTTTGTAAAGGGAGCGCTGGGGCAGTTGCAGGATGTTTCAAAAGTTTTAAAAGAATCAGGTGAACATGTAGAGAAAGCTGCGCAACAGATAGCTGAATCTTCGAGCTCCCTTTCCAAGGCCTCCACGGTGCAAGCTTCCTCATTAGAGGAAACAGTGGCGACTATGGAAGAGATGTCTTCGATGGTAAAGCATAACTCTGAAAGTGCGAAAGAAGCTGCGGCGTTGGCATTGTCGGCAACGAAAGTGGCAAGCCTTGGGGGCAAGCAGATTCAAGAACTTGTGCATTCTATGACCCAGATTTCAGCAGACTCTAAAAAAGTCGTCGAGATCACCGCAGTGATTGATGACATCGCTTTTCAAACAAATCTCTTGGCCTTGAACGCGGCGGTAGAAGCCGCGCGCGCGGGTGAGCAGGGGAAAGGCTTTGCCGTGGTGGCTGATGCTGTTCGCGGCCTTGCTCAGCGCAGCGGCGAGGCGGCTAAAGGCATCGCTGCTTTGATCAATGAAAGTGCCGCGCGCATTGAAACCGGTGAAGCCCAAGCCCAAAAAGGTGGCGCTGTGTTTGAGGAAATTTTAGAGGCTGTCAATCGTATGGCGGAGCTGAATGGAAATATCTCTGAATCAAGTGAAGAGCAAAGTCGAGGCATTGCCCAAATCGGGCAGGCGATGAATCAATTGGATCAAACCACTCAACAAAACGCCGCAGTCTCTGAAGAAGCAGCTGCTTCGGCAGAGGAACTCTCCTCGCAGTCCACCAAGCTGAAATCGTCGGTAGATATCTTAGAAGGCGTGGTTTTCGGGGTAAAATAGAAAAAAAGCCGCTCTTTTGAAGCGGCTTTTTCGTTATTTGGCTTTTACTGGGAACAAGTATGTCGTCGTCATGGCGGCTTTTTCCGAGATCGAGTGGATCTCGTAAATTTCCACCGCAGCACCTGTTTGTTCCAGTTTCTTATCTAAAAGATAAGCTTCAACACGCGGATATACTTTCAAAGGTCCGATGCCTGGTGAGCCGGTAAAGACCGCTTGTACATAGGCATGAGCCGGGATTTCACCCTCTTTCATTTCTTCTGGCGCTCCTGCTGGCATCGCTTCGATAATGCACCCAACTTTAGAGCGCAGACGGGCTTCTTCAACTTGGCGAGGATCATCAAGGTATTCACCAAAAGTACGTTGGCAAGTAACGCCCTTTTCCTTCATGAATTTTTCAACGCGTTCGATTACCTTATTCACTTTGTGGTAGGGGCCTACGTGTTCAATGTAAATCGTTTTGAACGGGCCTTGTTGAACTTCAGAAATTTGCACGCCTTTGAATGCGCCCAAATAAGTCGCTAGATAAACACCGAAAGAAATAACCGTCACCACGACGAAAACTAAAATATATCTCATTGTACTACTTCCATTTAATTGAACAGCCCATAGAGGCTGTTTGTTCTTCAGTAACTTTTTGATTTTTTAAAAGTGATTGAACCGCATCATACAACTCGCGCTGAGTGACTTTGTTGGCATCTTTCCACGAATTATCCAGGCGACCACGGTACGTAAGCTTTAAAGCACCGTCATAGACAAAGAAATCAGGCGTACAAACGGCGCCGAAAGCCTTCGCCACTTCCTGTGATTCATCGACCAGATATGTGAAAGAGTAGTTCTTTTCTTTCCAGCGTTTTGCCAAGGCTTCAAAGGAATCTTCAGGATGATCTTTGGGATCATTCGAGCAAATTCCCACGACATTGACACCGTCTTTTTTAAGATCAGTTCCCAGAGCGATCAAGCGTTCCTCAACAGCTTGAACATACGGGCAGTGAGCACAAATAAACATCACTACCAGTGGTTTTCCATTGGAAAAATCTTTTAATGAGTAAGTTTTGCCATCAACTGCCGGAAGTTTAAAGTCCGGAGTGGCATTCCCCAAATCAGGAAACGGAGTAAACGTAGTAGCCATATCTAATCAACCTCCATTTTCGATTTTCGAGTCTCTAAAGATCAGCCCAGCTGATCTTTTTTTTGCCTTGGTAAAGGCTGCCATCCGCTTCCATCGCCGTGTACTTTTCCTTTAGTAATGGATGTAGGTTCAAAGCGGTTAGCAAAGACAACTGCTCCGTCGGGCTTAAAGGTTGGTCACAGTGTGAAGCCGCATCTGTTAATTCAAACATCAAGCGATCCAAGAACGCTGTGTAGTCTTCACCTAATAAAGGCGCGCCTTCGGGCAAAGATTCCAAAATGCTTGTCGAAGTTTCCACAGACTTAGGAGATGACGTGATATTGACACCCAAACCGATGATGAAGCGAACTTCATCCGCTTGTGCGACATTTTCTAAAAGAATACCCGCCACTTTTTTGTCACCGATGTAAATGTCATTCGGTGCTTTCAAGTTCCATTTCAAAAACGGCCAAGTTGCCGAGCAGGCCCGATACACAGCCAAACCCACCAGGCATGAAGCTGTCGGTTGCGGCATCATCGGCAAAAGGTAAGACCAAGAACTTAATAGGGAAGAGCCCGGCTCAGAATCAGTCCACATGTTTTTACCACGACCGCGCCCCGCTGTCTGGTGATCTGTCACGAACAGACAAAGCTGTTGTTCCAACAAGTCTTCTTCGAATGCCAATTCTTTGGCAGTCAGGTTCGTGCTTTCTTGCTGATGTTTGTATTCCACATGCAGGTGATTGTTACGAGCCCACTTGGCGGTCACATCTCCGATGCGAATTTCACTCATGGGATTTTCGTTGGTCATTATTCCTCCCAGGCAAAGATCAATGAAACGTCAGCAACCGGAGCTGAATGAGTCAACGCGCCGACAGAGATAAAGCTTACGCCAAGTTCTGCCACGGAGCGAACGCGCGCCAAATTCATGTTGCCGCTGGCCTCTGTGTGAACGCCTTCTGGAACCAATGCCAAAGCTTGCTTTAGCATGTCGTTATCCATGTTATCCAAAAGAAGGTGCTTTACGTTCAAGCCAACAGCTTCTTTCACTTCTGCCAACGTGCGAGTTTCCACTTCCATCGGAAGATTGCTGTGCTCGCGCGTGCGGTTCACGGCAGCCGTGATTCCACCCATGACAGAGATGTGGTTGTCTTTGATAAGAATCGCGGTGCTTAAGTTCATGCGGTGATTGACGCCACCACCATGAAGCACGGCTTTTTTCTCAAGCTCGCGGTAACCAGGAGTGGTTTTGCGAGTATCCAGGATTTTAGTTTTTGTATGCTGAACTTGTTTTACAAAGCGGCGAGTGACCGTCGCGATCCCTGACAAGTGACCTAAGAAATTCAAAGCCACGCGTTCGGCTTTCAAGATTTGTACGAGGTCGCCTTCGATCGTGCAGATGATTTGGCCATTCAGGACTTCATCGCCCTCTTCGAAATGCCATTTCACGCGGCAGTTAGGTTCAAGGGTTTGCATCGTTTGCTCAAATGGAGCTGCACCAGAAAGAACCAGGTCTTCTTTGGCTTTTAAACGAGCTCTGCCGATTTTTGGAGTGAGTGCGAGTGATTCTGTTGTGACATCGCCATTAGGCATGTCTTCTTTGATAGCGGCGCGGATTAATTCAACCAATGTCATAGAACCTCACATGTAGGCGTACCTTGATGTGAGGGTGAACGGAAAAGAAGGTACTAGATAGATTTCTCGGTTTCGCGCATAAGTTTATTCAACTCTTCGCGAACGATACGTTCTGCGATCTCGGGAAGGAGTTTCCAGCAAACGGATTCAATCACTTCGCGAGCTTCCTCACGAACAATCTTTTCCATCATTTCGTTGGACAAGTCCACCTTGGATTGGGTTTTACCCTGAGCATTAGCCGGTGAGGGTTTTGCCCCTGCAGCACTCGGTTGCGCTTTATTTGCAGAAGGACCTTTGTTTAAGGTCTCCATCATTTGATCTTTTACAGATTTTTCGACTTTTCCTAAGAAAGAATCCTCAGGTAAAGCTTGTGGGGGAGCCTTCGCTGCCACAGTTGTCGGTCTGTCAGTCAGATCGGGACCGTTTTCTTCAAAACTGATCTCTTCAAAATTTCCAGAAACTTCGATGTGCGCGTTTGAAAGATCCTCGTCTTGAGGAATTACAAACTTAGACGCAAAATCGTCTGTTTCGGCCTGAGGGATGTTCAATTTAAATTTTGTTAAATCCTGATGAGCCCAGCCATTTTCGTCCATTTCCTCTTCGCTTTTAGGCGTCGTCAAAGGAACAGAAGCGAATTCCTCATCAGGTATATCCAAGCTTAAAGCTTCGTCTTCGCTGATCTCTGGAATCGCATCTAAACTTAACTCAGAGTTTTCGGCAGGCATCTGCACTCCGCTCTCTGCCGGCATTTCTTCAAATTCAGGCATTTCGGGGAATGTCAGGTATGGGCTAACGGGATTTTCAGATGTTTTTTTAACGAGTTTGTTCACCAAACCACGCAGGTGCTCTGCATCGAAGGGCTTTTCCAAGCGGTCGTCGGCTTTGGATTCAGAGACTTTACCTTCATCGATTTCCATGAAGCCACTCCACATCAAAACGACGGGAATATTTGCAGTTTCGGGATCGTTTTTAAGTTCCTGGCTGACTTCGTAGCCGTTTCTTTTTGTCAAAAGTACGTCTGCAAAAATAATATCTGGTTTGAAGCTTTTCGTGACAGGTAAAACGTCAAGACCCACAGGGACTGCTTTTACTTCGACCGCGAAGTCGGACAATGCCAGTTGCATTACCTTTTTGATTGTGGAACTCTCATCTGCAAGTAAGACGCGTAAAGCCATAAGCAAAGTTAAATAGGATTTTGGACCTGAGTCAAGGAAACTCTAAGAATGAACAGAATTGATCGATACACATCTTGGCTTTTCTTCGGTTACTTCCTGGGTGGCCTTTTGATTTTCCTGACGTTGTTCACGGCTGTCGATGCGATGTCGACGATTTCTGAATACAAAGGTGTCAGCACAACCACGATTTTCACTTACTACCTTTACTCGTTTCCTGACATTATTTCGAAACTTCTTCCGGTCGCTTGTTTATTGGGCACAATCCTGACTCTGACGAACTTAAACAAGAATAATGAACTCGTCGCGTTATTTTCGGCAGGGATGAGTCTTCTACGTATCGCGACTCCGGTTTTGTTCTGGGTGACGCTGATTTCTTTGGGTGGTTATTTTATGACCGATCGCCTGGTTCCTCGCGCGAACACTCAAAAGAACTACATCTTGTACTATGAGCTTAAAAAAGAGCCGCATCGCTTTTCGACGGTGAAAACCAATAAGATTTGGTACCGCACGAAAGATGCGATTTTCAATATCAAAACCTTGAGTGCCAAGGGTGATCGCGCTCAAGGTTTGACGATGTACTTCTTTAGCGACGAGTGGGATTTGATTCAGATGATCACCGCTCACGACGTTGAAATTAAAGGCAGTCAGTGGCTCTTAAATACGGGGACGGTGACCTTGTTTACTAAGGATTCCAGCTTCCCTTTGACCACAGATTTTAAAACCAAAAGCATCGTGATGGCCGAAGATTCCAAGGATCTGCAAAGTGCGGGTCAGACAGCTGAAATGATGTCCCAGGGCGAACTAAAGCATTTCATCATGAAGAATAAAGATGCGGGTTTGGATACTATTGCCTATGAGGTGGGCTATCAGTCGAAATATAGCTTTGCCTTTGCGGGGCTTGTCATGAGTCTTTTAGGACTCCCTTTTAGTGTGGGGAGAGGCCGTTCAGGCGGGACTATGATCAATCTGGGTATCTGTCTGGGCCTGGTTTTCGCCTATTACGTGATGTATTCCTCTGGAATTACTCTGGGGCAGCATGGGTCAATACCTCCGGTGGCAGCCGCTTGGGCCCCGAATATCTTAATGACCGGATTGGCCTTGGTCCTTCTCAAAAGGCTGAAACGCTGATATAATGGGGGCCTCGTTGGAGGCCCTATGATCATGAAAATCCTCACTTTCCCTGACCCAAGATTGCGCGAGGTCGCAGACCCTGTATCGCTATCTGAGTTCGGCACACCTGAGCTTAAAAAGCTTCAAGAGGACATGATTGAAACTATGTACGATGCTCACGGTATCGGTTTAGCAGCTCCCCAAGTGGGCGAGCTTCGCCGTATGATCGTCATCGACACTCGCCCCAAAGACGAAAAGGGCCGTCGTTATAAAGATCAAGAAATGACTGATTTGGAAAAACAAGTTGAGCAACCTTTGGTGTTGATCAACCCAACGATCGTTAAAGGTGAAGGTAAAACGACTTTTGACGAAGGTTGCCTGTCGGTTCCAGGTTATTACGAAACCGTTGAGCGTTACGATTACATCGAAATGAAAGCCTATGATGTGAATGGCAAAGAGTTCATCGTGAAAACGGATGGTTTGCTTGCGATCTGCATGCAACACGAATTGGATCACCTTGAAGGCACATTGTTCATCGATCACTTGAGCTTCGTAAAATCCAACAAGATCAAAAAACAAATTCAAAAGCACGGCTATCCAACGAAAGAAGAATTGGAAAAAGCTCGTTCAAAACAAGTTGAAGGCGAAGAGCGTGAGTAAGGTCCGCGTCTGCTTCCTGGGGACAC contains these protein-coding regions:
- a CDS encoding C1 family peptidase, with product MMKYLPLLCLPFLFPSISVAESTTCSDAKELYEGIKDSYDKTIVTRTVQILKMSVKACGQTTQQLLGVDDKFLDGMTKESRKREFLRVKDDLDTSAKYGNTTQFEKEFADYSKEFGFADYKNYLAEKKQQGLAAEAKERKVCTSVDMSKDMPPARNQDSVGWCYAFTAADLMSYKLKKNISAVDIALAYQDDWISGMDRGILGTAAPDIRGGFTDKALQMASKNGFCLESELPSEDNQGGNFAANLKELDIYGRNQILSQNLACNDLYTEAKKMFPKINLTDVQDVVNKTVEEDFILGLRNKTCKNRIQAKPEVVIVQRKGFFNGLKDTVDSAVSEEKYAQIIDEQLSANNPLSLGIDSHAIYDRRAPASTPSSASFHAVTLVGRRFNEKTGQCEYKIKNSWGKGCSSPDKSYNCSQGQFWMSKPDLFRRTWDVTYVK
- a CDS encoding TerC family protein, which encodes MIEMLSNPQIWIAFFTLFALELVLGIDNVIFISILAGKLPKEQQDKARVMGLSLAVITRVILLFSLSWIIGLTAPLFTVLGQEISGRDLILLLGGLFLIVKSTMEIHHKLEGVEGSQSNHVAHSFNAVIFQILLLDVVFSLDSVITAVGMVSEISVMIAAVVISAGVMIVSAKSISNFVDSHPSLKILALSFLLMIGFTLIVESLEVHIPKGYVYFAMAFSVGVEMLNIKMRKSKKTEPVKLRERIAEEPK
- a CDS encoding TIGR02147 family protein, which codes for MKIPDIFEFLNVHHFLKQIYVYRKSVESGFSYQRWADEMGIKDRSYLRQIVTGKRSVNAEISEKLEYNIKFTDLELQYFRALIKYSTADSKNQRDELGKKLVSLIKQKESV
- a CDS encoding TetR/AcrR family transcriptional regulator, whose amino-acid sequence is MKSLQFDLKKALFNKRLGVSEHRQFQILETALELIQKDGFEQLQFGNLAKKCKISRTLVHHYFKDKLELANKLLDLSTLHLQHEVQTALSREKKTEKHFEVYCKATLDWAAEHSLEATGLLLFINLSSHNIEMRQRNDELSALGRQRIKLLLTQAGMAGPSLDSNAQMVQVLLTGCYLVLLSENRNSKESLQLRKDCLKSCLSIAVSK
- a CDS encoding Crp/Fnr family transcriptional regulator — translated: MKHSSKQCQNCFLLNRKLKLKDTTATALLKAKSIHQVNSASCVISQGCLPMSMFCVAEGKINTIERDLEGREHLVSSFTANHLFPLTSTVSDEPTRLEYVAEGKSRLCSFPLKTVRELISVDSNLALLLLQSACQRGMDTYERVVILQSKSAVEKVLRTLEHFKDEDGFCRLTRKEISLWTNLTVETVIRTLTSLEKKNRVRKSSQGIQITPT
- a CDS encoding methyl-accepting chemotaxis protein codes for the protein MKWFSGRGLKFKFICSVIVSCMICAMCALATGLYFNGVQFRSSLVDKARTIHSRLNAASRYVANQGGLQPMIERYTKLYTDSSQLTEEDRKIILQQVPIYAGMAIGASESEKEHYRFRVFSDEPRDKKNTATPVEMEIFKKFEQDKNLQEFIINTENEVSVYRPVRLKESFGCLTCHGHPSTSPWKNGKDILGYPMEDWKDGKLHGVFAVHSNVKEAKAAEISKGDSSPTTFMAIFVFSGSLVSLVIAAFFVKGALGQLQDVSKVLKESGEHVEKAAQQIAESSSSLSKASTVQASSLEETVATMEEMSSMVKHNSESAKEAAALALSATKVASLGGKQIQELVHSMTQISADSKKVVEITAVIDDIAFQTNLLALNAAVEAARAGEQGKGFAVVADAVRGLAQRSGEAAKGIAALINESAARIETGEAQAQKGGAVFEEILEAVNRMAELNGNISESSEEQSRGIAQIGQAMNQLDQTTQQNAAVSEEAAASAEELSSQSTKLKSSVDILEGVVFGVK
- a CDS encoding GyrI-like domain-containing protein, which produces MRYILVFVVVTVISFGVYLATYLGAFKGVQISEVQQGPFKTIYIEHVGPYHKVNKVIERVEKFMKEKGVTCQRTFGEYLDDPRQVEEARLRSKVGCIIEAMPAGAPEEMKEGEIPAHAYVQAVFTGSPGIGPLKVYPRVEAYLLDKKLEQTGAAVEIYEIHSISEKAAMTTTYLFPVKAK
- a CDS encoding thioredoxin family protein, yielding MATTFTPFPDLGNATPDFKLPAVDGKTYSLKDFSNGKPLVVMFICAHCPYVQAVEERLIALGTDLKKDGVNVVGICSNDPKDHPEDSFEALAKRWKEKNYSFTYLVDESQEVAKAFGAVCTPDFFVYDGALKLTYRGRLDNSWKDANKVTQRELYDAVQSLLKNQKVTEEQTASMGCSIKWK
- a CDS encoding biotin synthetase, whose protein sequence is MTNENPMSEIRIGDVTAKWARNNHLHVEYKHQQESTNLTAKELAFEEDLLEQQLCLFVTDHQTAGRGRGKNMWTDSEPGSSLLSSWSYLLPMMPQPTASCLVGLAVYRACSATWPFLKWNLKAPNDIYIGDKKVAGILLENVAQADEVRFIIGLGVNITSSPKSVETSTSILESLPEGAPLLGEDYTAFLDRLMFELTDAASHCDQPLSPTEQLSLLTALNLHPLLKEKYTAMEADGSLYQGKKKISWADL
- the nadC gene encoding carboxylating nicotinate-nucleotide diphosphorylase, whose product is MTLVELIRAAIKEDMPNGDVTTESLALTPKIGRARLKAKEDLVLSGAAPFEQTMQTLEPNCRVKWHFEEGDEVLNGQIICTIEGDLVQILKAERVALNFLGHLSGIATVTRRFVKQVQHTKTKILDTRKTTPGYRELEKKAVLHGGGVNHRMNLSTAILIKDNHISVMGGITAAVNRTREHSNLPMEVETRTLAEVKEAVGLNVKHLLLDNMDNDMLKQALALVPEGVHTEASGNMNLARVRSVAELGVSFISVGALTHSAPVADVSLIFAWEE